Proteins from one Mycobacterium sp. SMC-2 genomic window:
- the glgX gene encoding glycogen debranching protein GlgX, translating to MVPTDNYASETGVAGDQQPKLATVWPGTPYPLGASYDGAGTNFSLFSEIAERVELCLIDDAGAESRIPLDEVDGYVWHAYLPNITPGQRYGFRVYGPFDPAAGHRCDPSKLLLDPYGKAFHGDFTFGQALFSYDLKAVNPDGDDADPGIPPMVDSLGHTMTSVVSNPFFDWGSDRSPLTPYHETVIYEAHVKGMTQTHPGIPPELRGTYAGLAHPVIIEYLKSLNVTALELMPVHQFMHDSRLLDLGLRNYWGYNTFGFFAPHNQYAANRNASVAEFKSMVRALHEAGIEVILDVVYNHTAEGNHLGPTINFRGIDNAAYYRLVDEDLRLYKDYTGTGNSLNARHPHVLQLIMDSLRYWVTEMHVDGFRFDLAATLARELHDVDRLSAFFDLVQQDPIVSQVKLIAEPWDVGEGGYQVGNFPGLWTEWNGKYRDTVRDYWRGEPATLGEFASRLTGSSDLYEATGRRPSASINFVTAHDGFTLNDLVSYNEKHNLANGEDNRDGESHNRSWNCGVEGPTDDPEIIALRYRQMRNFWATLMLSQGTPMIAHGDELGRTQNGNNNVYCQDSELSWMDWSLVDKNSDLLTFARKVTTLRKNHPVFRRRRFFEGEPIRSGEEVRDIAWLNPSSREMTHEDWGASIHKCVAVFLNGEAITAPNARGERVVDNSFLLCFNAGEEPVQFVMPNNDYAQEWTVELDTNHPAGDADQLVKAEEKVSVPGHSLLVLRKTM from the coding sequence ATGGTGCCGACCGACAATTACGCTTCAGAAACAGGCGTTGCTGGTGATCAACAGCCCAAACTGGCCACCGTGTGGCCGGGGACCCCCTATCCGCTCGGTGCTTCCTATGACGGTGCGGGAACCAACTTCTCGTTGTTCTCCGAGATAGCCGAGAGGGTCGAGTTGTGTCTGATCGACGACGCCGGAGCGGAGTCGCGGATTCCCCTCGACGAGGTCGACGGCTATGTGTGGCATGCCTATCTGCCGAACATCACCCCCGGACAACGCTACGGCTTTCGTGTCTACGGGCCCTTCGACCCGGCCGCCGGCCACCGGTGCGACCCAAGCAAGCTGCTGCTCGATCCGTACGGCAAGGCTTTCCACGGCGATTTCACCTTCGGGCAGGCGCTGTTCTCCTATGACCTGAAGGCCGTCAATCCGGACGGTGACGACGCCGACCCCGGGATTCCCCCGATGGTCGACTCGCTAGGCCACACCATGACCAGCGTGGTGAGCAATCCCTTCTTCGACTGGGGCTCCGACCGGTCGCCGCTGACCCCGTACCACGAGACGGTGATCTACGAGGCCCACGTAAAGGGCATGACGCAGACCCATCCGGGCATTCCCCCGGAGCTTCGCGGCACCTACGCCGGGCTGGCGCACCCGGTGATCATCGAATACCTCAAGTCGCTCAACGTCACCGCGCTGGAGCTGATGCCGGTGCACCAGTTCATGCACGACTCGCGGCTGTTGGACCTGGGCTTGCGAAACTACTGGGGCTACAACACTTTCGGGTTCTTCGCGCCGCACAACCAGTACGCGGCCAACCGCAACGCCAGCGTCGCCGAGTTCAAATCCATGGTGCGCGCCCTACACGAGGCGGGGATCGAGGTGATCCTCGACGTGGTGTACAACCACACCGCTGAAGGCAATCACCTCGGCCCGACGATCAACTTCCGCGGCATCGACAACGCCGCCTACTACCGGCTCGTCGACGAGGACCTGCGCCTCTACAAGGACTACACCGGCACGGGCAACAGCCTCAACGCCCGCCACCCGCACGTCCTGCAGCTGATCATGGACTCCCTGCGCTACTGGGTGACCGAGATGCACGTCGACGGGTTCCGCTTCGACCTCGCCGCCACGCTGGCTCGCGAGCTGCACGACGTGGATCGACTGAGCGCGTTCTTCGATCTGGTGCAGCAGGATCCGATCGTCAGCCAGGTCAAATTGATCGCCGAACCGTGGGACGTCGGCGAGGGTGGCTACCAGGTCGGAAACTTCCCGGGTTTGTGGACCGAGTGGAACGGGAAGTATCGCGATACTGTGCGTGACTACTGGCGGGGCGAGCCCGCAACCCTCGGCGAGTTCGCGTCCCGGCTGACCGGGTCGTCGGACCTGTATGAGGCGACCGGCCGGCGCCCGAGCGCCAGCATCAACTTCGTCACCGCCCACGACGGGTTCACGCTCAACGACCTGGTCTCCTACAACGAAAAGCACAACCTGGCCAACGGCGAGGACAACCGCGACGGCGAAAGCCACAACCGCTCGTGGAACTGCGGCGTCGAGGGACCGACCGACGACCCGGAGATCATCGCGCTGCGCTATCGCCAGATGCGCAACTTCTGGGCGACCCTGATGCTCAGCCAGGGCACGCCGATGATCGCGCACGGCGACGAGCTGGGGCGCACCCAGAACGGCAACAACAACGTCTACTGCCAGGACTCCGAATTGTCCTGGATGGATTGGTCATTGGTCGACAAGAACTCGGACTTGCTGACATTCGCGCGCAAGGTGACCACGCTGCGCAAGAACCACCCGGTGTTCCGCCGGCGCCGGTTCTTCGAGGGTGAGCCGATCCGCAGCGGCGAAGAGGTCCGCGATATCGCCTGGCTGAATCCCAGTAGCCGCGAGATGACGCATGAGGACTGGGGCGCAAGCATTCACAAGTGTGTGGCGGTGTTCCTCAACGGCGAGGCCATCACCGCACCCAACGCACGCGGTGAACGGGTGGTGGACAACTCATTCCTGTTGTGCTTCAACGCCGGCGAAGAGCCGGTGCAATTCGTGATGCCGAACAACGACTATGCCCAGGAGTGGACCGTGGAACTGGACACCAACCATCCGGCCGGTGACGCCGACCAGCTGGTGAAGGCTGAAGAGAAGGTCTCGGTGCCCGGACATTCGCTGCTGGTACTACGTAAGACCATGTGA
- a CDS encoding acyltransferase family protein, with translation MPTLSTPPRPVTTAEPVVTGARNAGFYRYDLDGLRGIAIALVAVFHVWFGRVSGGVDVFLALSGFFFGGKIIRAALNPAVTLSPRAEVIRLVRRLVPALVVVLAGCAVLTILVQPETRWEAFADQSLASLGYYQNWELANTVSDYLRAGEAVSPLQHIWSMSVQGQFYVGFLLLIAGCAYLFRRSLGAHLRALFLVLLTALTVASFVYAIVAHQGNQAAAYYNTFARGWELLLGALVGALVPRIRWPMWLRTVIATVALAAILSCGALIDGVKEFPGPWALVPVGATMLMILAGANLPGEPAANYPLPNRLLAAGPLVALGAMAYSLYLWHWPLLIFWLSFTGHRHASFAEGIGVLLVSGLLAYLTTRLVEDPLRYRASAARSPAPAPQWLARLPRPTMALGTAIVLLGVTLTATSFTWRQHVTVLRAAGKELSVLNPQDYPGARALTEHVRVPALPMRPSVLEVKDDLPASTADGCISDFINPAVVVCTYGDVAADRTIALAGGSHAEHWLPALSLLGTMHHFKVVTYLKMGCPLSTEEVPLIMGNNAAYPQCREWVEQTMARVIADRPDYVFTTTTRPWNIKPGDVMPATYIGIWQRFSDNNIPILGMRDTPWLVKNGQPFDPADCLAKKGGNPQSCAMKRSDALSDRNQTLDFVTQFPLLKVLDMSDAICRADVCRPVEGNVLIYHGSHHLTPTYVRTMAGELGRQIAANTGWW, from the coding sequence ATGCCGACCCTGTCCACGCCTCCCCGACCGGTCACGACCGCGGAGCCGGTCGTTACGGGAGCGCGCAATGCGGGGTTCTATCGCTACGACCTGGACGGCTTGCGCGGTATCGCGATCGCGTTGGTCGCCGTGTTCCACGTCTGGTTCGGCCGGGTCTCCGGTGGGGTCGACGTGTTCTTGGCGCTGTCCGGATTCTTCTTCGGCGGCAAGATCATTCGCGCGGCGCTGAATCCGGCGGTCACCCTGTCGCCGCGGGCGGAGGTAATCCGGCTCGTCCGCCGCCTGGTCCCCGCTCTGGTCGTGGTGCTGGCCGGGTGCGCGGTGCTGACCATCCTGGTGCAACCGGAGACCCGGTGGGAGGCCTTCGCCGACCAGAGCCTCGCCAGCCTCGGCTATTACCAGAACTGGGAGCTGGCCAACACCGTCTCCGACTACCTGCGCGCGGGCGAGGCCGTCAGCCCGCTGCAGCACATCTGGTCCATGTCGGTGCAGGGCCAGTTCTACGTCGGCTTCCTGCTGTTGATCGCCGGATGCGCCTACCTCTTCCGGCGTTCGCTGGGCGCCCACCTGCGCGCCCTGTTCCTGGTGCTGCTGACGGCGCTGACGGTGGCGTCGTTCGTCTACGCGATAGTGGCGCACCAGGGCAACCAGGCGGCCGCCTACTACAACACCTTCGCGCGCGGCTGGGAGCTGTTGCTCGGCGCGCTGGTCGGTGCGCTGGTGCCGCGGATCCGCTGGCCGATGTGGTTGCGAACCGTCATCGCCACGGTCGCGCTGGCCGCGATCCTGTCCTGCGGGGCCCTGATCGACGGCGTGAAGGAGTTCCCCGGCCCGTGGGCCCTGGTGCCCGTCGGGGCCACCATGCTGATGATCCTGGCCGGGGCCAACCTGCCGGGCGAGCCCGCCGCCAACTACCCGCTGCCGAATCGCCTGCTGGCCGCCGGCCCGCTGGTTGCGCTGGGCGCGATGGCCTACTCGCTGTACCTGTGGCATTGGCCGCTGCTGATCTTCTGGCTGTCTTTCACGGGGCACCGGCACGCCAGCTTCGCCGAAGGCATCGGGGTGCTGCTGGTGTCGGGGCTGCTGGCGTACCTGACCACCCGGCTCGTCGAGGACCCCCTGCGCTACCGCGCCTCCGCCGCGAGATCGCCGGCGCCCGCACCGCAGTGGCTGGCCCGCCTGCCGCGCCCCACCATGGCGCTCGGAACGGCGATCGTGCTGCTCGGTGTGACGCTGACCGCGACGTCGTTCACGTGGCGCCAGCACGTCACGGTCCTGCGGGCCGCGGGCAAGGAGCTCAGCGTGCTCAACCCGCAGGACTACCCGGGGGCGCGCGCCCTGACCGAACACGTGCGGGTGCCCGCGCTGCCGATGCGGCCCAGCGTGCTGGAAGTCAAGGACGACCTGCCGGCCTCCACGGCGGACGGCTGCATCAGTGACTTCATCAACCCGGCGGTCGTCGTTTGCACCTACGGTGACGTGGCCGCCGACCGCACGATCGCGCTGGCGGGCGGGTCGCATGCCGAACACTGGTTGCCCGCGCTGAGCCTGCTCGGCACGATGCATCACTTCAAAGTGGTGACGTACCTCAAGATGGGCTGCCCGTTGTCCACCGAGGAAGTCCCGTTGATCATGGGCAACAACGCCGCCTACCCGCAGTGCCGCGAGTGGGTGGAGCAGACGATGGCCAGGGTCATCGCCGATCGCCCCGACTACGTGTTCACCACCACGACCCGGCCGTGGAATATCAAGCCGGGCGACGTGATGCCGGCGACCTACATCGGAATCTGGCAGAGGTTCTCCGACAACAACATTCCGATCCTCGGCATGCGCGACACCCCATGGCTGGTGAAGAACGGCCAGCCGTTCGACCCGGCGGATTGCCTGGCGAAAAAGGGTGGCAACCCCCAGTCGTGCGCGATGAAGCGTTCCGACGCGTTGTCCGACCGTAACCAGACCCTCGACTTCGTCACACAGTTCCCGCTGCTCAAGGTGCTCGACATGTCCGACGCGATCTGCCGCGCCGACGTGTGCCGCCCGGTCGAGGGAAACGTGCTGATCTACCACGGCTCCCATCACCTCACGCCCACCTACGTGCGGACCATGGCGGGCGAATTGGGCCGCCAGATCGCGGCAAACACCGGGTGGTGGTGA
- the bioB gene encoding biotin synthase BioB, which yields MTQAATRPVSGASGADILAVAREQVLERGEGLSREQVLQVLRLPDDRLDDLLALAHEVRMRWCGPEVEVEGIISLKTGGCPEDCHFCSQSGLFASPVRSARLDIPSLVEAAKQTAKSGATEFCIVAAVRGPDERLMAQVAAGIEAIRNEVEINIAASLGMLTAEQVQQLSAMGVHRYNHNLETARSFFTNVVTTHTWEERWQTLSMVRDAGMEVCCGGILGMGETLEQRAEFAAELAELGPDEVPLNFLNPRPGTPFGDLEVLPVAEALKSVAAFRLALPRAMLRFAGGREITLGDLGAKKGILGGINAVIVGNYLTTLGRPAEADLELLEDLQMPIKALNATL from the coding sequence GTGACTCAAGCGGCAACCCGACCGGTGAGCGGAGCCAGCGGCGCGGACATCCTGGCGGTTGCGCGCGAACAGGTACTCGAGCGCGGAGAGGGACTGAGTCGGGAGCAGGTGCTGCAGGTGCTACGGCTGCCCGACGACCGGCTCGACGACCTGCTGGCGCTGGCGCACGAGGTCCGGATGCGCTGGTGCGGTCCCGAGGTCGAGGTCGAGGGCATCATCAGCCTGAAAACCGGCGGCTGCCCGGAGGATTGTCATTTCTGCTCGCAGTCGGGGTTGTTCGCCTCGCCGGTGCGCAGCGCGCGGCTGGACATTCCCAGCCTGGTCGAGGCCGCCAAACAAACCGCCAAGTCGGGTGCCACCGAGTTCTGCATCGTGGCCGCCGTGCGTGGGCCCGACGAGCGACTGATGGCCCAGGTCGCGGCCGGTATCGAGGCGATCCGCAACGAGGTCGAGATCAACATCGCGGCCTCGCTGGGGATGCTGACCGCCGAGCAGGTGCAGCAGCTCTCGGCGATGGGCGTGCACCGCTACAACCACAACCTCGAGACCGCCCGCTCGTTCTTCACCAACGTCGTGACTACCCACACCTGGGAAGAGCGCTGGCAGACCCTGTCGATGGTGCGCGACGCCGGCATGGAGGTGTGCTGCGGCGGCATCCTGGGCATGGGCGAGACGCTCGAGCAGCGCGCCGAGTTCGCCGCCGAACTCGCGGAGCTGGGGCCCGACGAGGTGCCGTTGAACTTCCTCAACCCGCGACCCGGCACGCCGTTCGGCGACCTGGAGGTGCTGCCGGTGGCCGAGGCGCTGAAGTCGGTGGCCGCTTTCCGCCTGGCCTTGCCGCGCGCGATGCTGCGGTTCGCCGGGGGCCGCGAGATCACCCTGGGTGACCTGGGCGCCAAGAAGGGCATCCTGGGCGGCATCAACGCCGTGATCGTCGGGAACTACCTGACCACGCTCGGCCGGCCCGCCGAAGCGGATCTGGAGCTGCTCGAAGACCTGCAGATGCCGATCAAGGCGCTCAACGCCACCCTGTAA
- a CDS encoding cupredoxin domain-containing protein, whose amino-acid sequence MTMRSTLAAAWVTALALALIACGGSPNQPPAAGPTIDVTVAKGQVIPTNAELHAKVRQQITVRVTSDAPDELHVHSTPDHKFAVAAAPNQTFQFSVDIPGNVEVELHHLDRTIATIQVQP is encoded by the coding sequence ATGACGATGCGTAGCACCCTGGCTGCGGCGTGGGTGACGGCTCTGGCGTTGGCTCTGATCGCTTGCGGCGGTTCACCAAACCAGCCCCCCGCCGCCGGCCCGACGATCGACGTCACGGTTGCCAAGGGGCAGGTCATCCCCACCAACGCCGAGCTACACGCCAAGGTGCGCCAGCAGATCACCGTGCGCGTGACCAGTGACGCTCCCGACGAGCTGCACGTGCACTCGACGCCCGACCACAAGTTCGCGGTCGCGGCGGCGCCCAACCAGACGTTCCAGTTCAGCGTCGACATACCCGGCAACGTCGAGGTGGAACTGCACCACCTCGATCGGACGATCGCGACCATCCAAGTCCAACCGTGA
- a CDS encoding adenosylmethionine--8-amino-7-oxononanoate transaminase produces MPAARAGLTPEQISAIDAAHLWHPYSTIGGEAVAPVVAVAARGARLTLIRDGKPIDALDAMSSWWTAIHGHGHPVLDAALTAQLGVMNHVMFGGLTHEPAARLAQLLVDITPAGLDTVFFSDSGSVSVEVAVKMALQYWRSRGRPAKHRLMTWRGGYHGDTFTPMSVCDPDGGMHSLWTDVLARQVFAPQVPRDYDPAYSASFERQLAEHAGELAAVIVEPVVQGAGGMRFHDPRYLRDLRELCLRHDVLLIFDEIATGFGRTGELFAADHAGVSPDIMCVGKALTGGYVTLAATLCSSDIAHTISAGEAGALMHGPTFMANPLACAVSVASVELLLDQDWRARVGEIAAGLASGLEPARALPGVTDVRVCGAIGVIECTRPVDLAIATPAALGCGVWLRPFRNLVYAMPPYICTDGEIAQITSAMVEVARLVG; encoded by the coding sequence ATGCCTGCGGCGAGGGCCGGGTTGACGCCCGAGCAGATCAGCGCGATCGACGCCGCGCATCTGTGGCACCCGTACAGCACCATCGGCGGCGAGGCCGTCGCGCCGGTGGTGGCGGTCGCCGCGCGGGGCGCCCGGCTGACCCTGATCCGGGACGGCAAGCCGATCGACGCGCTCGACGCGATGAGCTCCTGGTGGACCGCGATCCATGGGCACGGCCACCCGGTGCTGGACGCGGCGCTGACCGCGCAGCTGGGCGTGATGAACCACGTCATGTTCGGCGGGCTCACCCACGAACCGGCCGCGCGCCTGGCGCAGCTCCTGGTGGACATCACCCCGGCGGGGTTGGACACCGTCTTCTTCAGCGACTCCGGATCGGTGTCGGTCGAGGTCGCCGTCAAGATGGCGCTGCAGTACTGGCGCAGCCGCGGCCGGCCCGCCAAGCACCGGCTGATGACGTGGCGGGGCGGCTATCACGGGGACACCTTCACCCCGATGAGCGTCTGCGACCCCGACGGCGGCATGCACTCGCTGTGGACCGACGTGCTGGCGCGCCAGGTCTTCGCCCCGCAGGTGCCGCGCGACTACGACCCCGCCTACAGCGCCTCGTTCGAGCGGCAACTCGCCGAACACGCCGGCGAACTGGCGGCCGTCATCGTCGAGCCGGTGGTGCAGGGCGCGGGCGGCATGCGCTTCCACGACCCCCGCTACCTGCGCGACCTGCGCGAACTGTGCCTCCGGCACGACGTGCTGCTGATCTTCGACGAGATCGCCACCGGCTTCGGGCGCACCGGCGAGCTCTTCGCGGCCGACCACGCCGGGGTGAGCCCGGACATCATGTGCGTGGGCAAGGCGTTGACCGGCGGGTACGTCACCCTGGCGGCCACGCTGTGTAGCAGCGACATCGCGCACACCATCAGCGCCGGCGAAGCCGGCGCGCTGATGCACGGGCCCACCTTCATGGCCAACCCGCTGGCCTGCGCGGTGTCGGTGGCCAGCGTCGAGCTGCTGCTCGACCAGGATTGGCGCGCGCGGGTCGGCGAGATAGCCGCCGGGCTGGCATCCGGGCTCGAACCCGCGCGGGCCCTGCCCGGCGTGACCGACGTGCGGGTGTGCGGGGCGATCGGCGTCATCGAGTGCACCCGGCCGGTCGACCTGGCCATCGCCACCCCGGCGGCGCTGGGTTGCGGCGTGTGGCTGCGGCCGTTCCGCAATCTCGTCTACGCGATGCCGCCCTACATCTGCACCGACGGCGAGATCGCCCAGATCACCTCGGCGATGGTCGAGGTCGCGCGCCTCGTTGGCTAG
- the bioD gene encoding dethiobiotin synthase translates to MTVLVVTGTGTGVGKTVVTAALACHARQAGIGVAVCKPVQTGTDAGDDDLAEVARLSGATELAGLARYPQPLAPAAAAELAGATLPTAEQVLRVIAGLDRPGRLTLVEGAGGLLVELAAAGITLRDLAVELGAAALVAVTAELGTLNHTALTLESLAAHNVSCAGLVIGSWPARPGPVQTSNRSALDRLGAVRAALPAGAGSMDAGQFADMSAAAFDRDWVTALVR, encoded by the coding sequence TTGACCGTCCTGGTCGTCACGGGAACGGGCACCGGGGTCGGCAAGACCGTCGTCACCGCGGCGCTGGCCTGTCACGCCCGCCAGGCCGGCATCGGCGTGGCGGTGTGCAAACCGGTCCAGACCGGCACCGACGCCGGCGACGACGACCTGGCCGAGGTCGCTCGGCTGTCCGGCGCGACCGAGCTGGCCGGGCTGGCCCGCTATCCGCAGCCCCTGGCGCCGGCCGCGGCGGCCGAGCTGGCCGGCGCGACGCTGCCCACCGCCGAACAGGTGCTGCGGGTGATCGCCGGCCTGGACCGCCCGGGGCGGCTGACGCTGGTCGAAGGGGCCGGCGGGCTGCTGGTCGAACTCGCCGCCGCGGGCATCACCCTGCGCGATCTGGCCGTCGAGCTGGGCGCCGCGGCGCTGGTCGCGGTCACCGCGGAACTGGGCACCCTCAACCACACCGCGCTGACCCTGGAATCGCTTGCCGCGCATAATGTTTCGTGTGCGGGGCTGGTCATCGGCAGCTGGCCGGCGCGCCCCGGGCCGGTGCAGACCTCGAACCGCTCCGCCCTGGACCGGCTGGGCGCGGTGCGGGCCGCGCTGCCGGCCGGCGCCGGATCGATGGACGCCGGGCAATTCGCGGACATGAGCGCGGCGGCGTTCGACCGCGACTGGGTCACCGCGCTGGTGCGCTGA
- a CDS encoding 8-amino-7-oxononanoate synthase: protein MRAPIETSPLAWLEAVERQRREAGLRRTLRPRPAVATELDLASNDYLGLSQHPGVIEGGVAALRMWGAGATGSRLVTGDTELHQQFESELAEYVGAASGLLFSSGYAANLGAVVGLSGRGSLLVSDALSHASLVDACRLSRARVAVTPHRDVDAVAAALAARDEERAVVITESVFSADGALAPLRELHEACRRHGALLIVDEAHGLGVRGGGRGLLYELGLAGAPDVVMTTTLSKALGSQGGVVLGPAAVRAHLIDAARTFIFDTGLAPAAVGAARAALTVLRAEPWRPAAVLRHARTLAEVCDVPDDPQSAVVSVILGDPEVALAAATACLDAGVKVGCFRPPTVPAGTSRLRLTARASLDAAELEIARRVLTDVLAVARR, encoded by the coding sequence ATGAGGGCACCGATCGAGACGTCACCGCTGGCCTGGCTGGAGGCGGTGGAGCGGCAGCGCCGCGAGGCCGGGCTGCGCCGTACGCTGCGGCCGCGTCCCGCCGTCGCCACCGAGCTCGATCTGGCCTCCAACGACTATCTCGGGCTGTCCCAGCACCCCGGCGTGATCGAGGGCGGCGTCGCCGCGCTGCGCATGTGGGGCGCCGGGGCCACCGGCTCCCGGCTGGTCACCGGCGACACCGAACTGCACCAGCAATTCGAGTCCGAGCTCGCCGAATACGTCGGCGCCGCATCGGGATTGCTGTTCTCGTCGGGATACGCCGCCAACCTGGGCGCGGTCGTGGGCCTGTCGGGCCGGGGTTCGCTGCTGGTGTCCGACGCCCTGTCGCACGCATCCCTGGTCGACGCCTGCCGGCTGTCGCGGGCGCGGGTGGCGGTCACGCCGCATCGCGACGTCGACGCCGTGGCGGCCGCCCTGGCCGCACGCGACGAGGAGCGCGCCGTCGTCATCACCGAGTCGGTGTTCAGCGCCGACGGCGCCTTGGCGCCGCTGCGGGAGCTGCACGAGGCGTGCCGCCGCCACGGCGCGCTGCTGATCGTCGACGAGGCCCACGGCCTGGGCGTGCGCGGGGGCGGGCGCGGGCTGCTGTACGAGCTGGGGCTGGCGGGCGCGCCCGACGTGGTGATGACCACGACGCTGTCCAAGGCGTTGGGCAGCCAGGGCGGCGTGGTGCTCGGGCCGGCGGCGGTGCGGGCCCACCTGATCGACGCGGCGCGGACCTTCATCTTCGACACGGGCCTGGCGCCTGCGGCGGTGGGTGCCGCGCGGGCCGCGCTGACCGTGCTGCGGGCCGAACCGTGGCGACCCGCGGCGGTGTTGCGGCATGCCCGCACGCTGGCCGAGGTGTGCGACGTCCCCGACGACCCGCAGTCGGCGGTGGTCTCGGTGATCCTGGGCGACCCGGAGGTGGCGCTGGCCGCCGCGACCGCCTGCCTCGACGCCGGCGTGAAGGTGGGCTGCTTCCGGCCCCCGACCGTGCCCGCCGGGACCTCCCGGCTGCGGCTGACCGCGCGGGCGTCGCTGGACGCCGCCGAACTCGAGATCGCCCGGCGGGTGCTCACCGACGTGCTTGCTGTGGCGCGCCGTTGA
- a CDS encoding DUF2567 domain-containing protein — MSEHAETSPPAALRRKSRARAIAVGALGSSAAGVLIGGLWAWIAPPIHAVVALTRSGERVHDYLGNESQHFFDAPSLMLGLLTVLAVVTPVLAWQWRAHRGPAMVAALSTGMVVVAAAATAMGAALVRISYGALNFDAVPLSKAPSVAYVIQAPPVFFADDPLQVALTLLWPAAIAALVYAVLAASDARDDLGALPLGDRSSDQLPVGAG, encoded by the coding sequence GTGAGCGAGCACGCGGAAACCTCGCCGCCCGCAGCCCTCAGGCGCAAGTCTCGGGCGCGCGCCATCGCCGTTGGCGCGCTGGGCTCGTCGGCGGCCGGGGTGCTGATCGGTGGGCTGTGGGCGTGGATCGCCCCGCCGATCCACGCCGTGGTGGCCCTCACGCGCTCCGGAGAACGCGTCCACGATTATCTGGGCAACGAGTCGCAGCACTTCTTCGACGCGCCATCCCTGATGTTGGGGCTGTTGACCGTGCTGGCGGTGGTGACGCCGGTGCTCGCGTGGCAGTGGCGCGCACACCGCGGGCCGGCCATGGTCGCCGCTTTGTCGACCGGAATGGTGGTCGTCGCGGCCGCCGCGACGGCGATGGGGGCGGCGCTGGTGCGGATCAGTTACGGCGCATTGAATTTCGACGCGGTCCCGCTGTCCAAAGCGCCGTCGGTGGCCTATGTGATCCAGGCACCGCCGGTGTTCTTCGCGGACGATCCGCTGCAGGTGGCATTGACGCTGCTGTGGCCGGCCGCTATCGCGGCGCTGGTTTACGCGGTGCTTGCGGCGTCGGACGCCCGCGACGACCTGGGCGCCCTTCCGCTGGGCGACCGGTCTTCCGATCAGCTCCCGGTGGGAGCCGGCTAG
- a CDS encoding 2'-5' RNA ligase family protein: MVHSIELLFDDDTEATLRGLWEALAAAGIPSQAPAGRPHVTLAVADRIAEEADAALRPLAERLPLGCVVGASLLLGRSSAILARLIVPTAELLDFHTQVHRLSGEHLAPAPAPTSLPGQWTPHVTLARRVGGRALSRALRIAGRPPLVEGSFTGLRHWNGEKKVDYLIR, translated from the coding sequence ATGGTGCATTCCATCGAGCTGCTCTTCGACGACGACACCGAGGCGACGCTCCGCGGGCTCTGGGAGGCGCTGGCCGCCGCCGGGATTCCCAGCCAGGCGCCGGCCGGGCGGCCGCACGTCACCCTCGCGGTGGCCGACCGCATCGCCGAGGAGGCCGACGCCGCGTTGCGGCCGCTGGCCGAGCGGCTGCCGCTGGGCTGCGTCGTGGGCGCGTCGCTGCTGCTCGGGCGGTCCAGTGCGATCCTGGCCCGGCTCATCGTGCCGACGGCGGAGTTGCTCGATTTCCACACCCAGGTGCACCGGCTGAGCGGCGAGCACCTGGCCCCCGCGCCGGCCCCCACCAGCCTGCCCGGTCAGTGGACGCCGCATGTCACGCTGGCCCGCCGCGTCGGGGGGCGGGCGTTGAGCCGGGCGCTGCGCATCGCGGGGCGGCCCCCGCTCGTCGAGGGCAGTTTCACCGGCCTGCGGCACTGGAACGGCGAGAAGAAGGTCGACTACCTGATCCGCTAG